One window of Globicephala melas chromosome 5, mGloMel1.2, whole genome shotgun sequence genomic DNA carries:
- the PABPC4L gene encoding polyadenylate-binding protein 4-like, with amino-acid sequence MHVAAKYRQASLYVGDLHADVTEDLLFKKFSAVGPVLSIRICRDLVTRRSLGYAYVNFLQLADAQKALDTMNFDPIKGKSIRLMWSQRDAYLRKSGIGNVFIKNLDKSIDNKTLYEHFSSFGKILSSKVMSDDHGSRGYAFVHFQNQIAADRAIQEMNGALLKDCRLFVGRFKSRKDREAELQNKASEFTNVYIKNFGDDMDDERLREVFSKYGKTLSVKVMTDSSGKSKGFGFVSFDSHGAAKKAVEEMNGKDINGQLLFVGRAQKKAERQAELKQMFEQLKQERFRRCRGAKLYIKNLDETIDDDKLRREFSSFGSISRVKVMQEEGRSKGFGLICFSSPEEATKAMTEMNGHILGSKPLNIALAQRP; translated from the coding sequence ATGCATGTAGCAGCCAAGTACCGCCAGGCCTCCCTGTACGTGGGTGACCTCCACGCGGACGTCACCGAAGACCTGCTGTTCAAGAAGTTCAGCGCTGTGGGGCCCGTGCTGTCCATCCGCATCTGCAGGGACCTGGTCACCCGCCGCTCTCTGGGCTATGCCTACGTGAACTTTCTGCAGCTGGCGGATGCCCAGAAGGCCCTGGACACCATGAACTTTGACCCGATAAAGGGCAAATCCATCCGTCTCATGTGGTCTCAGCGTGACGCCTACTTGAGGAAATCTGGAATTGGGAACGTGTTCATCAAGAATCTGGACAAATCCATTGACAACAAAACCCTTTATGAACACTTTTCGTCTTTTGGGAAGATCCTGTCCTCCAAGGTGATGAGTGATGATCACGGCTCCAGGGGCTATGCGTTCGTGCACTTTCAGAACCAGATTGCCGCCGACAGGGCCATCCAAGAGATGAATGGGGCACTGCTTAAGGACTGCAGGCTGTTTGTTGGCAGATTCAAGAGCCGCAAAGATCGGGAAGCCGAGCTCCAAAACAAAGCCAGTGAGTTCACCAATGTTTACATCAAAAACTTCGGAGATGACATGGATGATGAGAGACtgagggaagttttcagcaaATATGGAAAAACCCTGAGTGTTAAGGTGATGACAGATTCCAGTGGGAAATCCAAAGGCTTTGGCTTTGTGAGTTTTGATAGCCACGGGGCTGCCAAAAAGGCtgttgaagaaatgaatggaaaggACATAAATGGACAACTGCTTTTTGTAGGCCGGGCACAAAAGAAAGCAGAGCGACAGGCTGAGTTAAAGCAAATGTTTGAGCAGCTGAAACAGGAAAGATTTCGGCGGTGCCGGGGAGCAAAGCTCTATATTAAGAACCTGGATGAGACCATTGATGATGATAAGCTACGGAGGGAATTTTCTTCATTTGGATCAATTAGCAGAGTTAAGGTAATGCAGGAAGAAGGGCGAAGCAAAGGGTTTGGCTTGATCTGCTTCTCCTCTCCTGAGGAGGCCACTAAAGCAATGACTGAGATGAATGGCCACATCTTGGGCTCCAAGCCGCTCAACATCGCCCTGGCCCAGAGGCCCTAG